The genome window ACGCCCAAACGTCCGGCTCAGATGATCGAGTTCGATGAGAGCTTCTGGCATATCAGTCTCCCACGTTGGTAGTGCTACGCCGCACCGGGTTGCGTTCCAACTCCTCCGCCACCGCCTCCCAGTGGAAGCAGGCCGCGTAGTGATCGTCCTCCACCTGGATCAACCCAGGCTCCTCCTTCCGACAGCGCTCCGTGACGAACGGGCAGCGCGGGTGGAACTTACATCCGGAAGGCAGGTTGATCAGATCCGGCGGGGAGCCCGGGATGGAGACCAACTCCTCGAAATCCCCCGTCACCGTTGGCACCGCCCGGATCAACCCCAACGTATAGGGATGGTGCGGCCGATAGAAGATGTCGTGCACCTCCCCCAGCTCCACGATGGCGCCGGCGTACATGGTCGCCACGCGATCCGCCAGCTCCGCGGCCAGGGACAGGTCGTGCGAGATAAAGATCATGGAGAAGTGAAGCTCCTCCTTCAGCCGACGCAGCAGGTCGATGATGGACCGCTGCGTCAGGATATCCAGAGCGGTCGTGGGCTCATCCAGGATCAGGATCTGAGGATTCAGCAGCAGGGCCAGGGCCAGCAGCACGCGCTGCCGCATACCGCCGCTCAACTCGTGCGGGTACGACATGATCACCCGCTCGGGGTCAAGCTGGACGAAGCGCATGAGGTCCAGCGCCCGCTGTTGCACCTTCTGGCGATCCGTCTCGCCATGCGCGCGGGCCGTATCGTTGATCTGATCCCAGATGCGCAGCACCGGGTTGAAGGCGTTCAACGCCGACTGAAAGACCATGGCGCACTCGCGCCACCGGAACTGCCGCATCTCCTCCTCGCTGAGCGAGAGGATGTCATATACCTGACCGTTGCGCCGGTACGTGATCTGTCCCTTGCGAATGGTGGCGGTCGTGGCCAACAGCCGGATCAGGGCCAGCCCCAGGGTCGTCTTGCCCGACCCGCTCTCCCCGATGAAGGAGAGGCTCTCCCCTGGCCGCACATCGAACTGGACCCCCCGCACAGCCTGCACGAAACCGCGCCGGGTGGCGTACTCCACCCAGAGATCCCGCACCGAAAGAGGGGTCTCGTCGCTGGTTCCCGTCTCCCAAGCTAGCGTTGCTGTCATCGATTCACCCATCATCAGACTCCAGCTCGCAACCGAGGATTGAAGACCTCTTCCAGGCTGCGGGTCATCGAGACCAGCGCGAGCTGGAAGAAAGCGATCGCCAACACGGGCGACATGATGTAGTAGATGCTGTCCTTGAAGAAGATGGCGCCGCGCACCCAGGCCAGCTGGATCATCACCGCCCAGTTATTCCCGGACATCGGCACCAGGCCCAGGAAGATGAGGCCGACCTGCGCGTAGATCGCCCCCGTCATGGCCAGGGTGAGGCTGATGATGATGTAGCTCATCATGTTGGGGAGGATCTCGGCGAAGATGATGTGACGCAGGCCCATGTCCAGCGCCATGGCCGCCTCCACATAGTCACGCTCCTTCAGGGAGAGCACCTGCGACCGCACCGCGCGAAGCAGGGTGGGCCAGCTGAGGACGGCCAACAGGACGGCCAACAGCGTCAGGCTGTTCAGGCGGACGAACCCGGCCAACACGGCCAATAACGGGAACTGTGGAATCGTCAGGACGATATCGGTGATCGTCATGATGACGGAATCCACCACCCCTCCCACCAGCGCCGCCAAAGCGCCAAAGGTCACGGCGATGAACGTGGA of Chloroflexota bacterium contains these proteins:
- a CDS encoding ABC transporter ATP-binding protein, translating into MGESMTATLAWETGTSDETPLSVRDLWVEYATRRGFVQAVRGVQFDVRPGESLSFIGESGSGKTTLGLALIRLLATTATIRKGQITYRRNGQVYDILSLSEEEMRQFRWRECAMVFQSALNAFNPVLRIWDQINDTARAHGETDRQKVQQRALDLMRFVQLDPERVIMSYPHELSGGMRQRVLLALALLLNPQILILDEPTTALDILTQRSIIDLLRRLKEELHFSMIFISHDLSLAAELADRVATMYAGAIVELGEVHDIFYRPHHPYTLGLIRAVPTVTGDFEELVSIPGSPPDLINLPSGCKFHPRCPFVTERCRKEEPGLIQVEDDHYAACFHWEAVAEELERNPVRRSTTNVGD
- a CDS encoding ABC transporter permease — translated: MTLAERNTLRDAIGNFVHSFVTFIRLMARNRVGFVGFLVVIGFVLLALVGPYFVELDTKTNVSQIYQPPSREHILGTDHQGRDIWAQIVHGGRDILYVAFLAGLLSTFIAVTFGALAALVGGVVDSVIMTITDIVLTIPQFPLLAVLAGFVRLNSLTLLAVLLAVLSWPTLLRAVRSQVLSLKERDYVEAAMALDMGLRHIIFAEILPNMMSYIIISLTLAMTGAIYAQVGLIFLGLVPMSGNNWAVMIQLAWVRGAIFFKDSIYYIMSPVLAIAFFQLALVSMTRSLEEVFNPRLRAGV